A region of Antedon mediterranea chromosome 8, ecAntMedi1.1, whole genome shotgun sequence DNA encodes the following proteins:
- the LOC140057463 gene encoding intraflagellar transport protein 46 homolog isoform X2 produces the protein MTDNSDDDFEDEVMTKKALNPPRQTVPPKQRQVSEDDDDDDDEEEEEDDDDDDESGSDSSDGDGDDPHVALEGAYDPAEYDTLPVSEEIKDLFQYITRYTPQTIELDHKLRPFIPDYIPAVGDIDAFIKIPRPDNKPDTLGLSVLDEPCAKQSDPTVLDLQLRAISKQTTSKTMQVRSIENADKNPKQIKNWIESISDLHRSKPPPTVHYNKTMPEIEALMQEWPEEFEELLNKVGLPTAELDCTLDQYVEMICAILDIPIYQSKTQALHVLFTLYSEFKNSQHFRTLAEENKLDNALKEKPDEHDYSQEEVDPDRLVL, from the exons ATGACGGACAACAGCGATGATGACTTTGAGGACGAGGTTATGACAAAGAAG GCTTTAAACCCGCCAAGGCAGACGGTACCACCAAAGCAACGGCAAGTTTCGgaagacgatgatgatgatgacgatgaagaagaagaagaagatgatgatgatgatgatgaatctGGATCAGATTCTTCTGATGGAGATGGCGATGACCCCCATGTGGCATTAGAAGG cGCTTACGACCCAGCCGAGTATGACACTCTGCCTGTGAGTGAAGAGATTAAAGATCTATTCCAATACATTACACGATACACCCCTCAGACTATTGAGTTAGATCACAAGTTGAGGCCATTTATCCCAGACTACATACCAGCAGTTGGAGACATAGATGCTTTTATTAAG ATCCCAAGGCCAGACAACAAGCCAGACACATTAGGTCTATCAGTGCTCGATGAACCATGCGCCAAGCAGTCTGACCCCACGGTCCTTGACCTGCAGCTACGTGCAATCTCCAAGCAGACTACATCCAAGACGATGCAAGTCAGGAGTATAGAGAACGCGGACAAGAAtcctaaacaaataaaaaactggATAGAAAGTATTAGTGACTTGCATAGGTCTAAGCCACCACCTACTGTACATTACAATAA AACAATGCCAGAAATTGAAGCCTTGATGCAGGAATGGCCAGAAGAATTTGAGGAGCTTCTGAATAAGGTTGGACTACCAACAGCTGAACTTGACTGCACCCTAGACCAGTATGTGGAGATGATCTGTGCCATTCTTGATATCCCAATCTACCAGAGTAAAACTCAAGCTTTGCATGTTCTCTTCACACTTTACTCGGAGTTTAAAAACTCTCAG CATTTCCGTACATTAGCAGAGGAGAATAAATTGGACAATGCTCTCAAGGAAAAACCAGATGAACACGACTACAGCCAAGAGGAGGTTGATCCAGATAGGCTGGTGCTCTGA
- the LOC140057463 gene encoding intraflagellar transport protein 46 homolog isoform X1: MADDSEDENGGAKIVTNQPYDESLEVPDAEEVASNYTPSPRVPAGFPAGIGLRGNSTSMTDNSDDDFEDEVMTKKALNPPRQTVPPKQRQVSEDDDDDDDEEEEEDDDDDDESGSDSSDGDGDDPHVALEGAYDPAEYDTLPVSEEIKDLFQYITRYTPQTIELDHKLRPFIPDYIPAVGDIDAFIKIPRPDNKPDTLGLSVLDEPCAKQSDPTVLDLQLRAISKQTTSKTMQVRSIENADKNPKQIKNWIESISDLHRSKPPPTVHYNKTMPEIEALMQEWPEEFEELLNKVGLPTAELDCTLDQYVEMICAILDIPIYQSKTQALHVLFTLYSEFKNSQHFRTLAEENKLDNALKEKPDEHDYSQEEVDPDRLVL; the protein is encoded by the exons ATGGCGGATGATTCTGAAGACGAAAACGGAGGA GCAAAGATCGTAACTAACCAACCATACGACGAGTCTCTAGAAGTGCCGGACGCAGAAGAGGTTGCTTCAAATTACACTCCTAGCCCACGAGTTCCTGCAGGCTTCCCAG CTGGGATTGGTTTGCGAGGAAATAGCACGAGCATGACGGACAACAGCGATGATGACTTTGAGGACGAGGTTATGACAAAGAAG GCTTTAAACCCGCCAAGGCAGACGGTACCACCAAAGCAACGGCAAGTTTCGgaagacgatgatgatgatgacgatgaagaagaagaagaagatgatgatgatgatgatgaatctGGATCAGATTCTTCTGATGGAGATGGCGATGACCCCCATGTGGCATTAGAAGG cGCTTACGACCCAGCCGAGTATGACACTCTGCCTGTGAGTGAAGAGATTAAAGATCTATTCCAATACATTACACGATACACCCCTCAGACTATTGAGTTAGATCACAAGTTGAGGCCATTTATCCCAGACTACATACCAGCAGTTGGAGACATAGATGCTTTTATTAAG ATCCCAAGGCCAGACAACAAGCCAGACACATTAGGTCTATCAGTGCTCGATGAACCATGCGCCAAGCAGTCTGACCCCACGGTCCTTGACCTGCAGCTACGTGCAATCTCCAAGCAGACTACATCCAAGACGATGCAAGTCAGGAGTATAGAGAACGCGGACAAGAAtcctaaacaaataaaaaactggATAGAAAGTATTAGTGACTTGCATAGGTCTAAGCCACCACCTACTGTACATTACAATAA AACAATGCCAGAAATTGAAGCCTTGATGCAGGAATGGCCAGAAGAATTTGAGGAGCTTCTGAATAAGGTTGGACTACCAACAGCTGAACTTGACTGCACCCTAGACCAGTATGTGGAGATGATCTGTGCCATTCTTGATATCCCAATCTACCAGAGTAAAACTCAAGCTTTGCATGTTCTCTTCACACTTTACTCGGAGTTTAAAAACTCTCAG CATTTCCGTACATTAGCAGAGGAGAATAAATTGGACAATGCTCTCAAGGAAAAACCAGATGAACACGACTACAGCCAAGAGGAGGTTGATCCAGATAGGCTGGTGCTCTGA